In the Synechococcus sp. MU1643 genome, ACCGATTAGCAGCGTTGTTAAAAAACCAGTCGGATCCATCGCGCGCACCGGATATAAGCGTGATTGTCGATGGCCTTGCTGAAGCTGGCAACAAGATCAGGCTCAAGCGCGCTGAAAAACGAGGCTCAGATTGTTGGCGGGCATGGGGAGCACGTTTTCGGTTTTGAAGCCTGCCTTGGCGGCGATGGCTGTCACGTGATTCAGCTCCCTCAACCCCCACCGATGGTTGCGTTCCCTAAGGAATTGGTCGAAGGCTGCATTGCTTGCACTCGTGTGAGCACCATTACGCATGAACGGCCCATAAATGATCAAGGGGGCTCCGCTGGGGAGCAGCAGGGCGGATTCCTCCAGCACGGCATCAGTGCAGCTGGCTGGACTGATGTGCAGCAAGTTGATACAAACCACAGCTTTCAGTGCTCCTCGTATGGTCTGGGGCAGGGTCCAGGGGCGTTTCTCAACATCAATGTTGAGAGCTGATGGCATCACCTGGCTCAGACCCTGGTGCTGGATCCAGGCGTTGATGCTGGTGCGATGGTCTCGATCCGGATCGCTGGCTTGCCAGCGCAGATGGGGAAAGCGTTGCTGAAAACAGGTGGCGTGCTCACCACTGCCGCTGGCCAGTTCCAGCACGGCCCCTGAGGCAGGCAACAGCTGGTTCAGCAGATCTCCGATGGGGCCTCGATTGCGTTCTGTGGCTGGGAAGAAAAGCCGTTGGTCCATCGTCAGCTCGGGCAGGGGGCAGCGCTCTGGCTGCAATCAAGGCGCAGCTCCGCCAGCCAGGCTTCCAGTGCTGCCAGGGCGTTCGGTTGCAGGCGGTAGTAGATCCAGCGGCCGCTTTGTCGGTCTGTCAGCAGCCCTGCTTCGCGAAGCACCCTGAGATGAAACGAGAGCTTCGACTGGGAGAGGTTGAGATCACCGGTGAGGTCGCAGACGCATCGTTCGCCTTGCGCTAATGCATGGATCACGTCGAGGCGGATCGGGTCGGCCAGTGCTTTGAGCAGCTGCCTCGACTGCTCGACATTGAGGGTGTTCTTGATCACAAGAGCCGCACCGCCCGATCTGCTTGGATCAACATAATTTGATGGATGACTGGGGTTCGGCATGCGCATCGGCATCAACGGCTTTGGGCGGATTGGTCGCCTGGTGTTCCGGGCCCTCTGGGGCCGGCCTGGCATCGAATTGGTGCACGTCAATGATCCCGCTGGCGATGCAGCAACGGCGGCCAACCTGCTGGAGTTCGATTCTGTGCATGGTCGCTGGGATCGAGGAATCACCAGCAGCGCTGATGGATTCAGCGTGGAGGGATCCGCACTCACCTGGTCCAGTGAAAGCGATCCCACCGCAGTGCCCTGGAGCGATCGGGGGGTGGAGATGGTGCTCGAGGCCAGCGGCAAGATCAAAACGCCGGAGACTCTCAATCCCTATTTCGATCAGCTGGGCCTCAAGCGTGTGGTGGTGGCCTGTCCCGTGAAGGGTGTGATCGCCGGTGAGGACGCGCTCAACATCGTTTACGGGATCAATCACCACCTCTATGAACCGGCTCGGCACAAGTTGGTGACGGCCGCCACCTGCACCACCAACTGCCTGGCGCCGGTGGTGAAGGTGGTGCACGAAAGCTTCGGCATTGAGCACGGGCTGATCACCACCATTCACAACATCACCAACACCCAGGTGCTGATCGATTCCTTCAAGACCGATCTACGCCGGGCGCGCTCCGGCCTCACCTCACTGATCCCCACCACCACCGGCTCGGCCAAGGCGATCGCGATGATCTTCCCCGAGCTGAAGGGCAAGCTCAACGGTCATGCTGTGCGCGTTCCTCTGCTGAATGGATCACTCACCGATGCGGTGTTTGAGCTCAAGCAGAGCGTCACGGTGGAGCAGGTGAATGCCGCCTTCAAAGCTGCTGCTGAAGGGTCGCTGCAGGGAATTCTGGGTTACGAGGAACGCCCGTTGGTGTCGTGCGATTACACCAACGACAACCGCAGCTCGATTGTCGATGCCCTCTCGACGATGGTGGTGGATAGCAACCAGCTGAAGGTGTTTGCCTGGTACGACAACGAGTGGGGCTACAGCTGCCGCATGGCTGACCTCGCCTGCCACGTGGTGGGACTGGAGGCATGAGGCTTTCCCCCCTGCAGCAGTACGGCATCGTCACCGCCAACTATTGGGCCTTCACGCTCACCGATGGAGCGCTGCGCATGCTGGTGGTGTTCCATTTTCATCAGCTCGGCTACACCACCCTCGAGATTGCGTTCCTCTTCCTCTTCTACGAATTGTTCGGGGTGATCACCAACCTCTACGGGGGATGGATTGGGGCCCGATACGGTCTTCGGCTCACCCTCTGGGTGGGCACGCTGCTGCAGATCTTGGCGCTGCTGATGCTGATGCCCGTCGCCGCCAGTTGGCCGAAACTCTTGAGCGTGATCTACGTGATGGCAGCTCAGGCCATCAGCGGTATTGCCAAAGACCTCAACAAGATGAGCGCCAAAAGTGCCATCAAGAAGGTGGTGCCGGAAACACCGGATGATCAGCAGCAGGGGCAGCAGCAGCTGTTCAAGTGGGTGGCGATCCTGACGGGATCCAAGAACGCCCTAAAGGGTGTCGGCTTTTTTCTCGGTGGGGTGCTGCTGAGCGCATTTGGATTCAATGTTGCCGTGGGCTGGATGGCAGCAGGCCTGGCTCTCGCCTTCCTTCTCACGCTGGTGCTGCCCGGGGAGATCGGAAAGATGAAGTCCAAGCCGGCTTTCTCCTCGCTTTTCTCGAAATCCAAGGGCATCAATATGCTGTCTCTGGCGCGCTTCTTTCTGTTCGGTGCCCGGGATGTCTGGTTTGTAGTGGCCTTTCCGGTGTTTCTCGAGGCCTCCCTGGGCTGGAGCTTCGGGGAGATCGGTGGCTTTCTCGGTATCTGGGTGATTGGCTACGGCATCGTTCAGGGATCAGCGCCGGCACTTCGACGACTCTGGGGGCAGACCACATCCCCGGGGGTGTCTGCAGTGCAGTTCTGGAGTGCGTTGTTGACGGCGATACCGGCTCTGATCGCGGTAGCGCTGTGGCGCCAGGTGGACGTGGCGGTGGCCATCACTGCAGGCCTTGCCGCCTTCGGCGTGGTGTTCGCGATGAATTCGTCGATCCACTCCTACATGGTGCTGGCGTACACCGATGCGGAGAACGTCAGCCTCAACGTGGGCTTTTATTACATGGCCAATGCTGCCGGGCGACTCGTGGGCACGTTGCTTTCGGGAGCGGTGTTCATGCTCGGCAGAACCGAAGCCGCGGGTATGCAGGCTTGCCTCTGGGCTTCATCCCTGCTGGTGTTGTTGTCGTGGCTCAGCAGCCTCAGGCTGCCAGCGGTGCGAAACGCCGCGGGATGAATGCATGGGTGGTGGACGTTTGGGGCAAACCCTGAATTTCTGCTGAATATCGCCGTGTTGGTAGGGATTCAGACACCCACGAGCAGGGATTTTCTGCTTAATAGATGTATTCGTTTTTGATCTGATGCGTGACGAGCCCGGCAGCCCCGATTGTCGTTTGGTGATTGATGCCAAGCGATCCTTGGAGGATGTGCTGCGTTTGATCGCTGATCTGCCCCATACCGACCACATGCGCCGACAGCTTTTGTCGGTCTACAACCAGTTGGAGGGCATGCACGACTTGAAACGCAGTGGTGGCTCCAACGTGTCGTTTCGTTCCGCCGATTGGAGTTCTTCGGCGAAGTGATCCGGTTTACACCGATAAGGTCAGGTGTTGCCTTTCGCTGTCTTGCGAGATGTTTGAAAACGACCGACGTCCGGCTTGGCTGAACTGGGTGTTTCTTGGGATGTTCCTCTGGTCGTCGTGGCAGCTGTTTGGTTTTTGGTCCCAGCGGCTGAGTGGTTGAAGGGTTTTAGACCAACACGCCGGTCAGACGCAG is a window encoding:
- a CDS encoding ArsJ-associated glyceraldehyde-3-phosphate dehydrogenase, with the protein product MRIGINGFGRIGRLVFRALWGRPGIELVHVNDPAGDAATAANLLEFDSVHGRWDRGITSSADGFSVEGSALTWSSESDPTAVPWSDRGVEMVLEASGKIKTPETLNPYFDQLGLKRVVVACPVKGVIAGEDALNIVYGINHHLYEPARHKLVTAATCTTNCLAPVVKVVHESFGIEHGLITTIHNITNTQVLIDSFKTDLRRARSGLTSLIPTTTGSAKAIAMIFPELKGKLNGHAVRVPLLNGSLTDAVFELKQSVTVEQVNAAFKAAAEGSLQGILGYEERPLVSCDYTNDNRSSIVDALSTMVVDSNQLKVFAWYDNEWGYSCRMADLACHVVGLEA
- a CDS encoding metalloregulator ArsR/SmtB family transcription factor, with translation MIKNTLNVEQSRQLLKALADPIRLDVIHALAQGERCVCDLTGDLNLSQSKLSFHLRVLREAGLLTDRQSGRWIYYRLQPNALAALEAWLAELRLDCSQSAAPCPS
- a CDS encoding DUF938 domain-containing protein, with the protein product MDQRLFFPATERNRGPIGDLLNQLLPASGAVLELASGSGEHATCFQQRFPHLRWQASDPDRDHRTSINAWIQHQGLSQVMPSALNIDVEKRPWTLPQTIRGALKAVVCINLLHISPASCTDAVLEESALLLPSGAPLIIYGPFMRNGAHTSASNAAFDQFLRERNHRWGLRELNHVTAIAAKAGFKTENVLPMPANNLSLVFQRA
- the arsJ gene encoding organoarsenical effux MFS transporter ArsJ, which codes for MRLSPLQQYGIVTANYWAFTLTDGALRMLVVFHFHQLGYTTLEIAFLFLFYELFGVITNLYGGWIGARYGLRLTLWVGTLLQILALLMLMPVAASWPKLLSVIYVMAAQAISGIAKDLNKMSAKSAIKKVVPETPDDQQQGQQQLFKWVAILTGSKNALKGVGFFLGGVLLSAFGFNVAVGWMAAGLALAFLLTLVLPGEIGKMKSKPAFSSLFSKSKGINMLSLARFFLFGARDVWFVVAFPVFLEASLGWSFGEIGGFLGIWVIGYGIVQGSAPALRRLWGQTTSPGVSAVQFWSALLTAIPALIAVALWRQVDVAVAITAGLAAFGVVFAMNSSIHSYMVLAYTDAENVSLNVGFYYMANAAGRLVGTLLSGAVFMLGRTEAAGMQACLWASSLLVLLSWLSSLRLPAVRNAAG